A section of the Macadamia integrifolia cultivar HAES 741 chromosome 9, SCU_Mint_v3, whole genome shotgun sequence genome encodes:
- the LOC122089434 gene encoding non-specific lipid transfer protein GPI-anchored 2-like — MAITKITFSGLTIALFVAFLVSFPLASAQAPSMSPGGTPTAAAPSGDCMTSLLNMSDCLTYVETGSKLKTPDKACCPELAGLVDSNPICLCQLFGDTSSYGFTLDKNKALGLPKVCKIITPSPSLCAEIGIPIGAPVASEAPGASPPAERIIEAPAVSPSTAKNGASSIMTGFDLLFLTGLSSLALQFFF, encoded by the exons ATGGCGATCACCAAAATCACATTCTCCGGCCTAACCATAGCCCTCTTCGTCGCCTTCCTTGTTTCATTTCCCCTCGCATCAGCTCAAGCTCCATCGATGTCACCAGGTGGAACCCCCACCGCGGCGGCACCGTCGGGCGACTGCATGACATCTCTGCTTAACATGTCGGATTGTTTGACTTATGTGGAGACCGGAAGCAAATTGAAAACACCAGACAAAGCTTGCTGCCCCGAATTGGCAGGGCTAGTGGATAGCAATCCCATCTGCCTTTGCCAGCTTTTTGGTGACACTTCAAGCTATGGATTCACATTAGATAAGAACAAGGCCTTAGGGCTTCCTAAGGTTTGTAAGATCATCACACCTTCACCAAGCTTGTGTGCAG AGATAGGGATCCCAATTGGAGCTCCAGTAGCAAGTGAAGCACCAG GTGCTTCACCCCCAGCAGAAAGAATTATAGAGGCACCAGCAGTTTCTCCATCAACAGCAAAAAATGGTGCTTCAAGCATTATGACAGGATTTGATCTTCTCTTCCTCACAGGTCTATCAAGTTTGGCTCTTCAATTCTTTTTCTGA